The following proteins are encoded in a genomic region of Montipora foliosa isolate CH-2021 chromosome 10, ASM3666993v2, whole genome shotgun sequence:
- the LOC137973485 gene encoding E3 ubiquitin-protein ligase TRIM71-like has product MEVQQLFKNLKKEAECPLCIETVKNPKTLPCLHSFCLECLDRHANFARRQLKATIECPVCQTSFQIPETDTFDKLPSSFHLNRLVDVLALEDGSVQSQRCNSCDENNTAKCYCFVCQNFLCASCFESHQRLKATRSHRNVLIDKLRAQDVQDLIHRPVMCSRQYHEDQPLEFYCEDCKVLICLKCSLVRHNQHTMTETQKAAQEQKMQMADAVAKVKAEIVRYESEIKKQTDLKKKSKIEILNEEKKMTDTVEKLIRDLREHERKMKDKFREIYEAEQKHHTTRLENFELVLTQLKNCVEQGQTIVERNLSFEILQTNYAILGRCSELLNAKPDLYRSPHLYYFVEKKFDLMDRVVVTKTDPSKCLAEGQDSKEVKERKETYFVIVTKDSEGLQCYQQDDKIRVDILTPEGDQVKIDIKDTKDGQYTVTYTPQCTGQHRIEILMNGHPLTGSPWIVQVHQHQYQFAFQFGSAGEERGEFFGIGDIAVSPKTGTIAVVDWLIERIQLFSSVGKFRREISLARHGEPSSFAFTVSGDLLTLFPSSRNKLCLFSEKGQFIKHINDEHLEKANCVSIPSDGRIIITDRSFNKIKVLSPDGNDLLQSFSAPDCDVFPSYAICHQEKFFVSYLFANCVKVFDKTGVYLHDIGCEGSNDGQFDGPGRLVIDKYNRLIVCDAKNKRLQLFTLGGKFLSKIKGQQLENGSPSVVAINNDGSLFVGDDVSRCIYVLHW; this is encoded by the coding sequence ATGGAAGTGCAACAGCTTTTCAAGAATCTTAAAAAGGAAGCAGAATGCCCATTGTGCATAGAGACAGTCAAAAATCCCAAGACATTACCGTGTCTTCACTCATTCTGCCTGGAGTGTCTCGACAGACATGCAAACTTCGCAAGGAGACAGCTAAAAGCGACAATCGAATGTCCGGTTTGCCAGACTTCATTCCAAATTCCCGAAACAGACACCTTCGACAAGTTGCCTTCATCGTTTCATCTCAACCGATTGGTGGATGTTCTCGCTCTAGAAGATGGCAGCGTACAGTCTCAGAGATGTAACAGCTGCGACGAGAACAACACGGCAAAATGTTACTGTTTCGTGTGCCAGAACTTTCTGTGTGCATCTTGTTTTGAATCCCACCAACGCTTGAAGGCCACAAGGAGTCACCGCAATGTTTTGATCGACAAACTACGAGCACAAGATGTGCAAGATTTGATCCACAGACCCGTGATGTGTTCACGGCAATATCATGAAGATCAACCCCTGGAATTTTATTGCGAAGACTGTAAAGTTCTGATTTGCCTTAAGTGCAGTTTGGTGAGACATAATCAACACACCATGACAGAAACTCAGAAAGctgcacaagaacaaaagatgcaGATGGCCGACGCTGTGGCCAAAGTGAAAGCGGAAATTGTCAGGTATGAGAgtgaaattaagaaacaaactgaccttaaaaagaaaagcaaaattgaaattttgaacgaagaaaagaaaatgacagacACTGTGGAAAAATTGATTCGTGATTTGCGAGAACACGAGAGGAAAATGAAGGACAAATTTCGCGAAATTTATGAAGCGGAACAAAAACATCACACAACGCGACTGGAAAACTTCGAGCTGGTTCTCACCCAACTGAAAAACTGCGTTGAGCAAGGTCAGACTATCGTGGAAAGAAACTTGAGCTTCGAAATTCTACAAACAAATTACGCCATCCTCGGACGCTGCAGCGAACTGTTAAATGCAAAACCTGATCTCTACAGGTCGCCACATTTATATTACTTTGTGGAAAAGAAATTTGATCTTATGGATCGAGTAGTTGTCACCAAGACTGATCCCTCGAAGTGCTTAGCTGAAGGTCAAGACAGCAAGgaagtaaaagaaagaaaggagacATATTTTGTAATTGTTACAAAGGATTCAGAGGGATTGCAATGTTATCAACAAGATGATAAAATCAGAGTCGACATATTGACTCCAGAAGGTGATCAAGTGAAAATAGACATTAAGGACACGAAAGACGGCCAGTACACAGTGACATACACACCACAGTGTACCGGACAACATAGAATAGAGATCCTCATGAATGGGCACCCGCTGACTGGTAGTCCTTGGATTGTGCAGGTTCATCAGCATCAGTATCAATTTGCCTTTCAGTTTGGATCAGCAGGGGAGGAAAGAGGAGAATTTTTTGGCATTGGCGATATTGCTGTCAGTCCGAAAACGGGAACGATTGCTGTTGTAGATTGGCTGATTGAAAGAATTCAACTGTTTAGCTCTGTAGGAAAGTTTCGAAGGGAGATAAGCCTTGCCCGTCACGGTGAGCCTTCGTCCTTTGCATTTACAGTCTCTGGTGATCTGCTAACTTTATTTCCGAGCAGCCGCAATAAGCTTTGTCTGTTCAGTGAGAAAGGTCAGTTCATCAAACACATCAATGATGAACATCTTGAAAAAGCAAATTGCGTTTCTATTCCGAGTGATGGTCGTATAATCATAACTGACAGATCCTTCAACAAAATCAAGGTCCTCTCCCCTGACGGGAATGACTTGCTCCAGTCTTTCAGCGCCCCAGACTGTGATGTATTTCCATCCTACGCTATTTGTCACCAGGAgaaattctttgtttcttatCTCTTTGCTAATTGTGTGAAGGTATTTGACAAAACAGGGGTGTATTTACATGACATTGGCTGTGAGGGGTCCAATGATGGCCAGTTTGATGGTCCTGGCCGATTAGTTATTGACAAATACAACCGACTGATTGTGTGTgatgcaaaaaacaaaagactgcAACTCTTCACCCTGGGCGGCAAGTTTTTGAGTAAAATAAAGGGACAGCAATTGGAAAATGGCTCTCCTTCTGTTGTTGCTATAAATAATGATGGCAGTCTCTTTGTAGGCGATGATGTAAGTAGATGCATTTATGTTTTGCATTGgtag